CGATGTTGAACTCTTCTCCGAGGCGTTCGCCCACATACGTGGCGGCTTCCGGGTCCTGAATCATAAAGGACAGTAGACGCCGTTCCGCAACATGATAAGCGGGCAGCAAAGTTGGTGTCTGCACTTGCCCTTTTTTATGCCTACCATTATTCCACCTTTTGTCGTTATTATCCCCTTCAGGGATGTTTTTTTGCATCGATGCCCTAAGTAAATTACAATCCTGCTTCAAACTATCATATGAAAGTTCCAGCTCAGAAGCGATTTCCCTTAGGTAAACCTCTCTCTCGGTTGAGGAATGCAGCGAAGCAATGACCTCCAAAGCTTCTTTGACGTAGGCAATTTTGCCATCTTCCTCTAGGAGTATATGGTTTTTTTTCAGATATATAAGCTTAAATTTTATGGAAGAAACAGCAGAATCAATAACCTGATCCTTAAACCTTTCTCCACCATGCTTGGAGATGAATTCATCCGGGTCCAGTCCGCTTGGCAGTAAGGCGATCTTTACACGCAGACCGCTGCCTTCAAGCATTGGAATGGCCTTCATGGCCGCTGCTTGTCCCGCCCGATCACCATCATAAGACAGTACAATCTCATCAGACAGACTCTTCATTAGTGCCACATGACTTTCAGTCAAAGATGTTCCCATCGTCGCTACACCGTTATGCACACCCGCTTCCCAAGCCGAAATGACATCTCCGTATCCTTCAAAGAGGACGATTTGCCGCGTTTTGCGGATGGATGCTTTGGACTGGTGCAAGTTGTACAAAATCCGGCTTTTGTTAAACAATCTACTCTCCGGAGAATTTAAATACTTGGGTTGACCTTCTCCAAGAATTCTTCCAGCAAAAGCAATCACCTTGCCGGTGCGGTTCGCAATCGGAAAAATAATCCGACCACGGAAACGATCGACATACCCTTTGCCCTCACCTCGGGCAGACAGGAGTCCGCCTTTCTCCATTTCAGCAAGATCAAAATTCCGCTTCTCCAAAAACTGTAGCAAAGTATCCCAGCGGTCCGGAGCGTATCCGATCTGAAACTGGTCAATCATTTTATCACTGAAGTTCCGGCCTCTTAAATAATCCATTGCGGCTTTACCGTGTTCCGTATTCTTCAGCAAGTAATGATAAAACTTTGCCGACCATTCATAAGCTTGAATCAACCGGTCGCGTTCCGGATCTGGAGGAGACATCAAGCCTCCCTTACCTTCAGGAACGGGAATATCACTTTCTTCAGCCATTATTTTGACGGCTTCGGGGAAGGTTAATCCTTCGATTTCCATCCTAAATTTGATGGCATTTCCACCCATGCCGCAGCCAAAGCAATGAAATACTCCCCGGTCGGGGGTAACTGTAAAGGAAGGGGTTTTCTCCGAATGGAACGGGCAGAGGCCCCATAAATATTTCCCCTGCTTGGACAAATGGACAACCTTACCGACTGTATCGACAATATCATGACGTGCAAGCACGCTTTCGATAACCTCTTCCGGAATATTCCCGTGTCCGCTAGCCACTTCAACCACCTTCAATTCTTAACAAATAAATATAATTCGCTATTGCTCCACATTCTCCTGCAAAAGTATTAAAAGTTTTGTCATTTTATGTTGAAAATATATTTTTTCTTCTGCCGTTATAGGTTTTGGACCCTTAGAGTAGTGTCCCCGTCTTCTCTCCACGGCCCTGGCATGCCTACCCTCCAACATAAAATCCATCTTGGAATCGACATATTCCTGGCCACGAAAAGAAAGCACACTGCAACGTTTGCCAAGCGCAAGTGCTGCGAGACCATAGTCTTGAGTCAATACCACATCTCCTGCAGAAATATGATTGGCAATATATAGATCGGCACTCTGGTCTCCTCGGTCCACTTGCACAACCGTTACACCCTCTTCAGCTTTCAGTGCATGGTCATAAGAAGATACCATCAGTACCGGCACACCAAAGGCGCGACCTACCTCGGCAATCTCTTTTTTGACCGGACAAGCATCCCCATCCACTACTATGGTTCTAGACCGGGACTTCTTCTCCATGATCATCACCAATTTCCCGTGTAATATATATACGCCCTCACCGCAAGAAATCCTTCTTTCTATGCATAAATACGGAACGGATGTCAAATGACGCATTGGCACCGTTCCGTATATTTATACCCCAAACCAACATTCTATACCATAAGACACAAACTTTTCTTATAGATGTTTACCAAACGAGCTTGCCAAAATCAGCAAACGCCTTAGAGTCGGCATCAATACCAGCAAGCAGAGCTAAACGGTTAGCGCGTACCTGCTCATCTTCTGCCATAACCATAACGGAATCGAAAAATGCTGTAACAGCATCTTTTAGACCCGAGAGAATACGGAGTGCTTCTTCGGCATAATTCGCCGACATCGCTTCAAGATATGGTGTGTGTAACTCCTGCCATGTATTGTACAACTGCAGCTCAGCATCTTCTTTAAGTAAGGAAGGATCAATCACTTCGCTAGTTGCTTTAGCTGCCAGATTACTG
The window above is part of the Paenibacillus sp. FSL K6-0276 genome. Proteins encoded here:
- the dnaG gene encoding DNA primase; this encodes MASGHGNIPEEVIESVLARHDIVDTVGKVVHLSKQGKYLWGLCPFHSEKTPSFTVTPDRGVFHCFGCGMGGNAIKFRMEIEGLTFPEAVKIMAEESDIPVPEGKGGLMSPPDPERDRLIQAYEWSAKFYHYLLKNTEHGKAAMDYLRGRNFSDKMIDQFQIGYAPDRWDTLLQFLEKRNFDLAEMEKGGLLSARGEGKGYVDRFRGRIIFPIANRTGKVIAFAGRILGEGQPKYLNSPESRLFNKSRILYNLHQSKASIRKTRQIVLFEGYGDVISAWEAGVHNGVATMGTSLTESHVALMKSLSDEIVLSYDGDRAGQAAAMKAIPMLEGSGLRVKIALLPSGLDPDEFISKHGGERFKDQVIDSAVSSIKFKLIYLKKNHILLEEDGKIAYVKEALEVIASLHSSTEREVYLREIASELELSYDSLKQDCNLLRASMQKNIPEGDNNDKRWNNGRHKKGQVQTPTLLPAYHVAERRLLSFMIQDPEAATYVGERLGEEFNIDDHAAIAAYLYAYYAQGKPPGISRFLSSLQDDRLEKTATSISMMDTPPDWNMQVLDDCIREVRKYPLQRKMDQKREEMIQAEKSGDFLRAAQIASEIIALERQ
- a CDS encoding DUF188 domain-containing protein yields the protein MEKKSRSRTIVVDGDACPVKKEIAEVGRAFGVPVLMVSSYDHALKAEEGVTVVQVDRGDQSADLYIANHISAGDVVLTQDYGLAALALGKRCSVLSFRGQEYVDSKMDFMLEGRHARAVERRRGHYSKGPKPITAEEKIYFQHKMTKLLILLQENVEQ